In a genomic window of Alteromonas gilva:
- a CDS encoding bacteriocin: MQELTTQELETVSGGVSDDTAWSASIGVSAALIGVAIVTTGPIAMAAVLGSYAASYLSTRYG, encoded by the coding sequence ATGCAAGAATTAACGACACAAGAATTAGAAACTGTTTCCGGTGGGGTCAGTGATGACACAGCTTGGAGTGCAAGTATCGGCGTATCTGCAGCCCTGATTGGTGTTGCCATCGTAACAACCGGACCGATCGCTATGGCGGCTGTTCTTGGCTCCTATGCGGCGTCATATTTAAGCACGCGCTATGGTTAA